Proteins found in one Streptococcus iniae genomic segment:
- the rplC gene encoding 50S ribosomal protein L3, which translates to MTKGILGKKVGMTQIFTESGEFIPVTVIEATPNVVLQVKTVETDGYEAVQVGFDDKREVLSNKPAKGHVAKANTAPKRFIREFKNIEGLEVGAEITVETFTAGDVVDVTGTSKGKGFQGVIKRHGQSRGPMAHGSRYHRRPGSMGPVAPNRVFKNKHLAGRMGGNRVTIQNLEIVQVIPEKNAILIKGNVPGAKKSLITIKSAVKAAK; encoded by the coding sequence ATGACAAAAGGAATCTTAGGGAAAAAAGTGGGAATGACTCAAATCTTCACTGAATCTGGTGAATTTATCCCTGTTACTGTCATCGAAGCAACTCCAAACGTTGTGCTTCAAGTTAAAACTGTTGAAACAGACGGTTATGAAGCGGTTCAAGTTGGTTTTGATGACAAACGCGAAGTATTGAGTAACAAACCTGCCAAAGGCCATGTAGCTAAAGCTAACACAGCTCCTAAGCGCTTCATTCGTGAATTCAAAAACATTGAAGGCTTAGAAGTTGGTGCAGAAATTACTGTTGAAACATTTACAGCTGGAGATGTCGTTGATGTAACGGGTACTTCAAAAGGTAAAGGTTTCCAAGGGGTTATCAAACGTCACGGACAATCACGTGGACCAATGGCTCACGGATCTCGTTATCACCGTCGTCCAGGTTCAATGGGACCTGTAGCGCCTAACCGTGTTTTCAAAAACAAACACTTGGCAGGACGTATGGGTGGCAACCGTGTTACAATTCAAAACCTTGAAATTGTACAAGTTATCCCAGAAAAGAACGCTATCTTAATTAAAGGTAACGTACCAGGTGCTAAGAAATCTCTTATCACTATCAAATCAGCAGTTAAAGCTGCTAAATAA
- the rpsJ gene encoding 30S ribosomal protein S10, with amino-acid sequence MANKKIRIRLKAYEHRTLDTAAEKIVETATRTGATVAGPVPLPTERSLYTIIRATHKYKDSREQFEMRTHKRLIDIVNPTQKTVDALMKLDLPSGVNVEIKL; translated from the coding sequence ATGGCAAACAAAAAAATCCGTATCCGTTTGAAAGCGTACGAACACCGTACACTTGACACAGCGGCAGAAAAAATCGTTGAAACTGCAACACGTACAGGTGCGACAGTAGCTGGACCAGTTCCACTTCCAACAGAACGTAGTCTTTACACAATTATTCGTGCGACTCACAAATATAAAGATTCTCGCGAACAATTTGAAATGCGTACACACAAACGTCTTATCGACATTGTGAACCCAACTCAAAAGACTGTTGATGCTCTTATGAAATTGGACTTACCAAGTGGTGTAAACGTAGAAATCAAGCTTTAA